One Pelorhabdus rhamnosifermentans DNA segment encodes these proteins:
- a CDS encoding zinc-binding dehydrogenase, producing the protein MKTRAVRLYGKKDLRLDEFELPQIEEDEILVQVISDSICMSSYKAALLATDHKRVPADIAENPIIIGHEMAGNIIEVGSKWKDQFKAGEKFSMQPALNYKGSMDSPGYSYRYCGGAATYVIMPQEVMELGCLLKYEGESYYEASLAEPLSCIIGAFHANYHTMMGSYEHRMGIAEGGKLAILAGVGPMGLGAIDYAMHCDRRPKMIVVTDVDEKRLARAESIFSITEAKENGIELIFANTKGLEDPSEYLRNLTGGTGFDDVYVFTPVKPLVKQGDKILGRDGCLNFFAGPTDVNFSGECNFYNVHYNSTHIIGTTGGNTDDMIESLRMTEKKLINPSVMVTHIGGLDSAAEATLRLPEEPAGKKLIYTGIDMELTAIADFEEKGKENPHFARLAEITSENNGLWCTEAEKYLLENWR; encoded by the coding sequence ATGAAAACAAGAGCCGTTCGATTATATGGAAAAAAGGATTTGCGTTTAGACGAGTTTGAATTACCTCAAATCGAAGAAGATGAGATACTCGTTCAAGTAATTTCAGACAGTATATGTATGTCAAGTTATAAAGCAGCCCTATTAGCAACCGATCACAAAAGGGTTCCTGCGGACATAGCTGAGAACCCGATTATTATCGGACATGAAATGGCAGGAAATATCATTGAGGTTGGTTCTAAGTGGAAAGATCAGTTTAAAGCGGGAGAAAAATTTTCCATGCAACCAGCACTGAATTATAAAGGCAGTATGGATTCGCCTGGTTATTCCTATCGGTATTGTGGTGGGGCAGCAACCTATGTTATTATGCCCCAGGAAGTAATGGAATTAGGATGCTTGTTAAAATATGAAGGGGAATCTTATTACGAGGCTTCTTTAGCGGAACCCTTGTCTTGTATTATTGGAGCTTTTCATGCTAATTATCATACCATGATGGGAAGCTACGAGCATAGGATGGGAATTGCGGAAGGGGGGAAACTCGCTATCCTTGCCGGTGTAGGTCCGATGGGACTGGGTGCCATTGATTATGCAATGCATTGTGATCGAAGACCAAAAATGATTGTAGTGACGGATGTAGATGAAAAAAGATTAGCGAGAGCCGAGAGTATATTTTCTATTACAGAAGCGAAGGAAAACGGAATAGAGCTTATCTTTGCAAATACGAAAGGGTTGGAAGATCCATCTGAATATTTGAGAAATTTAACAGGCGGCACAGGTTTTGATGATGTATATGTATTTACTCCGGTAAAGCCTTTAGTTAAGCAGGGGGACAAAATATTGGGAAGAGATGGATGTCTGAACTTTTTCGCAGGACCAACAGATGTTAATTTTTCCGGTGAGTGCAATTTTTATAATGTTCATTATAATTCAACTCATATTATTGGGACCACTGGCGGTAATACGGATGACATGATTGAATCTTTGCGGATGACAGAAAAGAAGTTGATTAATCCATCTGTTATGGTAACTCATATTGGAGGACTAGATAGTGCTGCAGAAGCTACTTTAAGGTTACCGGAGGAACCGGCAGGGAAAAAGCTAATTTATACGGGCATAGATATGGAATTAACGGCAATTGCCGACTTTGAGGAAAAAGGTAAAGAAAATCCGCATTTCGCAAGACTTGCAGAAATAACCAGCGAAAATAACGGTTTATGGTGTACGGAGGCTGAGAAATATTTATTGGAAAATTGGAGATAA
- a CDS encoding carbon storage regulator: protein MLVLGRKPGEFVMIGEDIMVKVVRSADGDLRLAINAPKSINITRGEIYETQNKYSNLT, encoded by the coding sequence ATGTTAGTATTAGGCAGAAAACCAGGCGAATTTGTGATGATTGGTGAGGACATTATGGTCAAGGTCGTTAGAAGTGCGGATGGGGATTTGAGATTGGCTATCAATGCCCCGAAAAGCATAAATATTACTCGTGGCGAAATCTATGAAACGCAAAACAAATACAGCAACTTAACCTGA
- a CDS encoding flagellin N-terminal helical domain-containing protein, whose translation MIINHNLASLNTLNSLSKNEKATQSSLAKLSSGLRINSAADDSAGLAISEKMRGQIRGLDQAKSNSQNGISLVQTAEGALNETTSILQRMRELAVQSSSDTSTNSDRAACEKEVKQLKSEIDRISTTTQFNTKNLLDGSLSAGSSVALGTKLDSVEMKTAATQGTSVGGSSVTLPVTLAGSNNQLKLNVDGGGSQEITIAAGTYTSASDLASAVNTAIGNNTALAGKVTAEVASNGELSFVSASTGKNSTVAVMAGTNDATATLGMTTKTEAVGIDAKTTVSGGDHGTATGTVDISGGANIATGVNDQLTITLDGASSGTQVTIAQKNYTSANDLVGAVNDAINASTLKGKVTAEVDSTGKNLVFKSAATGTASKVSVTDGTNSAFTTLISATATHGATETGTTALGASTAITSANNTLNIAVDGGAGVNVTIANSTGYSQTDLVKAINTAIDGSTLKGKVTASLDRTNHVVFTSAATGKNSNLDITGTAATAVFGGTPPTKADGAAMVHGTSTGGTNLVASAPNIATGTNDTITVSVDGGAGVDITLANGTNTGASVLSQVQSAISGGSLNGKVTAALDSNNQLVFTTVGSARNVAVTGNAVTGANGIGAQTAVTGSLATSGTFTGSATPTSATAGDKLTIGVDGGTAKTITLGADANIAAVISDITAKIAADSDLAGKVTVANDGSGHLKFTSTSNGASSSVSVKGTGASALVGGPTQGDAVAASGTSTGSVVLGGSTTITAGTDDKVNIAVDGAAGVDVTVAAGTYTQDQLKEAVNTAINANSALKGKVTASLDGDNRLVFTSATTGSKSSVVVTATTGNAGFTKMIAATGTNNTANEVAGQGAKTNGGTGSTDTLVSLADADGNSYGVKAGNQINVSVLVGGQQKTATLAVTSTTTLQDLADKIQSAIGGSSSVAIKDNKIQITGQAGIANAVSDLTMTVQNSATDATKIAANFGSDLSAYSETQAATDIQSDGSLTFQIGANQNQTMNVAINKMNVQSLALSSVDVSTQAGAESAITIIDNATQAVSAERAKLGAYENRLDHTINNLTTTSENMTSAESRIRDVDMAAEMANYQKNTVLQQAAQAMLAQANQQPSQVLSLLK comes from the coding sequence ATGATTATTAACCACAATCTTGCTTCATTAAACACTTTGAATTCCTTAAGTAAAAATGAGAAAGCCACCCAATCATCTTTGGCGAAATTATCTTCAGGTCTACGTATTAATAGTGCAGCCGATGATTCGGCAGGTTTGGCGATTTCAGAAAAAATGCGTGGACAGATTCGCGGCTTAGACCAGGCGAAAAGCAATTCCCAGAATGGTATTTCTTTGGTACAAACTGCAGAAGGGGCTCTCAATGAAACAACCAGTATTCTGCAGCGTATGCGGGAACTGGCGGTTCAGTCATCCAGTGATACTTCTACCAACAGTGACCGCGCGGCGTGCGAAAAGGAAGTTAAACAGTTAAAAAGTGAAATTGACCGGATTTCCACTACTACCCAGTTTAATACCAAAAATCTGCTTGACGGCAGTCTGTCAGCAGGCAGTAGCGTTGCTCTCGGTACAAAATTAGACTCCGTTGAGATGAAAACCGCGGCTACGCAGGGGACTTCAGTGGGCGGAAGTTCGGTAACTCTTCCTGTTACTCTTGCCGGTTCCAATAACCAGCTAAAACTAAATGTTGACGGTGGCGGCAGCCAGGAAATTACCATTGCGGCGGGTACCTATACCTCTGCGTCTGATTTGGCGTCTGCGGTAAACACTGCCATCGGCAATAACACTGCGTTAGCCGGTAAAGTGACTGCAGAAGTAGCTTCTAATGGAGAATTGTCCTTTGTTTCCGCCAGCACTGGCAAAAACAGTACAGTAGCTGTTATGGCAGGTACAAACGATGCAACAGCAACTTTAGGCATGACAACTAAAACTGAAGCTGTCGGCATTGACGCCAAGACAACGGTGTCAGGTGGTGATCACGGCACTGCAACCGGTACTGTGGATATTTCAGGCGGAGCGAATATTGCTACTGGCGTTAATGATCAACTTACCATCACATTGGATGGAGCTAGCAGCGGTACTCAAGTTACAATTGCGCAGAAGAACTATACTAGTGCAAATGATCTTGTCGGTGCCGTGAACGACGCTATTAATGCTTCTACTTTAAAAGGCAAAGTTACTGCTGAGGTAGATAGTACTGGTAAAAATCTTGTATTTAAATCGGCTGCAACTGGTACAGCTAGCAAGGTGAGTGTTACGGATGGTACAAACAGTGCCTTTACAACTCTAATAAGTGCTACTGCTACTCATGGCGCCACTGAAACAGGCACCACTGCTCTTGGCGCTTCGACAGCTATAACTAGTGCTAACAATACACTTAATATCGCAGTAGATGGCGGCGCGGGTGTTAATGTTACGATTGCAAATAGCACAGGATATTCACAAACGGATCTTGTGAAAGCTATAAACACCGCTATTGATGGTTCTACTTTAAAAGGAAAAGTCACTGCTTCCTTAGATAGAACTAATCATGTTGTGTTTACATCAGCTGCAACCGGTAAAAACAGCAATCTCGATATTACAGGTACTGCTGCGACTGCTGTGTTCGGTGGTACTCCACCAACGAAGGCTGACGGGGCAGCAATGGTTCACGGCACTTCCACCGGTGGCACTAATCTCGTAGCTTCGGCGCCAAACATAGCTACTGGTACTAATGATACAATTACTGTCTCGGTGGATGGCGGTGCCGGCGTTGATATTACACTTGCGAATGGCACAAATACAGGAGCTTCAGTTTTATCACAGGTACAAAGTGCTATTAGTGGTGGTAGTTTAAACGGTAAAGTCACTGCTGCCTTAGATAGTAATAATCAGCTGGTGTTTACAACAGTTGGTAGTGCTCGTAATGTGGCTGTTACAGGTAATGCTGTGACTGGTGCGAACGGGATCGGTGCTCAAACGGCAGTTACCGGGTCATTGGCAACGAGTGGTACTTTCACCGGTAGCGCTACTCCTACCAGTGCGACAGCTGGTGATAAACTGACTATCGGAGTAGATGGCGGCACTGCTAAAACTATTACGCTTGGGGCTGACGCAAATATTGCAGCAGTTATATCAGATATAACTGCTAAAATTGCTGCTGATTCAGATTTAGCCGGAAAAGTCACTGTTGCCAATGATGGTAGTGGTCATCTTAAGTTTACATCAACCTCAAACGGCGCTTCCAGTAGTGTATCTGTTAAGGGTACTGGTGCGTCTGCTCTGGTCGGTGGTCCCACACAGGGTGACGCGGTAGCAGCGAGCGGTACTTCTACCGGCAGCGTTGTTCTTGGCGGTTCGACAACTATAACTGCGGGTACTGACGATAAGGTTAATATTGCAGTAGACGGCGCTGCAGGTGTTGATGTTACTGTTGCGGCTGGCACATATACACAAGATCAACTTAAGGAGGCTGTGAATACTGCAATTAATGCTAATTCTGCTTTGAAAGGAAAAGTTACTGCTTCCTTAGATGGTGATAATCGACTTGTATTTACATCAGCTACGACCGGTTCTAAAAGCAGTGTGGTTGTAACGGCTACTACTGGTAATGCAGGGTTTACTAAGATGATTGCTGCTACAGGCACTAACAATACTGCAAATGAAGTTGCAGGGCAAGGGGCCAAAACAAATGGTGGTACCGGATCGACAGATACTTTGGTATCTTTGGCAGATGCCGATGGTAATAGTTACGGTGTAAAAGCTGGCAACCAGATTAATGTCAGCGTCTTAGTAGGCGGACAACAAAAAACCGCAACCCTTGCTGTTACCTCTACAACTACTCTGCAGGATCTTGCTGATAAGATTCAATCCGCTATTGGCGGTTCCTCTAGCGTAGCTATTAAAGATAATAAGATTCAGATTACCGGACAGGCTGGTATCGCGAATGCCGTTTCCGATCTTACTATGACGGTGCAGAATTCGGCTACCGATGCTACTAAGATAGCTGCTAATTTCGGCAGCGATTTAAGCGCTTACTCGGAAACCCAGGCAGCTACCGATATTCAGAGCGATGGTTCCTTGACCTTCCAAATCGGAGCTAATCAAAATCAGACTATGAATGTTGCCATTAACAAAATGAACGTTCAGTCCCTGGCTTTGTCTTCCGTGGATGTAAGTACTCAGGCAGGTGCTGAGTCAGCCATCACGATAATTGACAATGCAACTCAAGCGGTATCGGCTGAACGTGCCAAACTGGGTGCTTATGAAAACCGTTTGGATCACACTATCAATAATTTGACTACGACTTCAGAAAACATGACCTCCGCCGAATCTCGTATTCGTGACGTGGATATGGCTGCTGAAATGGCCAATTACCAGAAAAACACTGTTCTGCAACAGGCAGCTCAGGCTATGTTGGCTCAGGCTAACCAACAACCATCACAGGTTCTTTCACTGCTTAAATAA
- a CDS encoding flagellar hook assembly protein FlgD, whose product MSTAPVSGSSDWWKTPTDTDPKKDTKGTNNLSDFNTFMKILASELQNQDPTNPVSNTEYVAQLAQVESLSQLQGMKNMLTTNSAYNLIGTSVTYQTTDSATGAATTDTGTAKAVVVKNDEPYLVVNGGLVKVSDVIIVAPAASK is encoded by the coding sequence ATGTCTACAGCTCCAGTGAGTGGCAGCTCAGATTGGTGGAAAACACCAACAGATACCGACCCAAAAAAAGATACGAAAGGAACGAATAATCTCAGTGACTTCAACACTTTCATGAAAATCTTGGCTTCCGAACTTCAAAATCAAGATCCTACTAACCCGGTAAGCAATACGGAATATGTAGCGCAGCTGGCTCAGGTGGAATCTTTGTCCCAACTGCAAGGCATGAAAAATATGCTAACGACGAACAGTGCTTATAATTTGATTGGTACATCAGTAACCTACCAGACGACAGATTCCGCTACCGGAGCTGCAACTACTGATACCGGTACTGCAAAAGCGGTGGTAGTGAAAAATGATGAACCTTATCTTGTGGTGAATGGCGGACTGGTTAAGGTCAGTGACGTAATCATAGTGGCTCCTGCTGCCAGCAAATGA
- a CDS encoding flagellar hook protein FlgE, producing MSSAMDSGVSGLKAQQTKLNIIGNNIANISTPGYKSQRATFSDIFSQTIRAATGPSASSGRGGTNPMQIGLGVNVSSINTDMSTGSTQSTGNNRDASIGGDGFFIVKDGNGSEYKFTRAGNFGVDKEGNLTVNGMKVCGWQQYTTDANGKITYNTQTAVQPINVFADGVNGNKKIIPPKASTIGVLSGNLDPTKTARGTSMHNIGVVPSTPDSLTTMTVYDAQGNSYDVQVKMSKCCTDASTGGAATGSVVLANGGYTVTKDTGDQFKLAVDGGAATEITIPPGTYASPSAFVAAVNTAISSVPDLAGKVTAKLTSDGKLSFVSASTGGSSAIVVTDGTNTGAMAAYVGTATATVGVTHTGNTSWFWQAASSSKDMTVGAPSFGYLEFDSNGKLLTTDAANFNAMPNITLRPTGSGPITVKMDMSGISTYMNSGETKVTGGTDGYAAGDLDDFSIGSDGTIIGSYNNGQKQSLGMIALAQFTNSAGLEKVGDNLYTTTTNSGNFTGGVAAGSGGTGSLSAGTLEGSNVDLAEQFSDMMITSRAYQANSKIITTQDTMQETLINMVR from the coding sequence ATGTCATCAGCTATGGATTCCGGTGTATCCGGTTTGAAAGCGCAGCAAACCAAATTGAATATCATTGGCAATAATATTGCCAATATCAGTACGCCCGGCTATAAAAGCCAGCGGGCGACTTTTAGCGATATTTTCAGCCAGACGATACGTGCAGCCACCGGCCCAAGTGCATCATCTGGCCGGGGCGGTACCAATCCCATGCAGATTGGTCTTGGCGTTAATGTGAGTTCAATCAATACCGATATGTCAACGGGTTCGACTCAGTCAACAGGCAATAACAGAGACGCGTCGATTGGCGGGGATGGTTTTTTCATTGTCAAGGACGGAAACGGTAGTGAATATAAATTTACCCGCGCGGGTAATTTCGGTGTGGACAAAGAAGGCAATTTGACAGTCAATGGGATGAAAGTATGCGGCTGGCAGCAATATACCACGGATGCCAATGGGAAAATCACCTATAATACTCAGACAGCCGTTCAACCGATTAATGTGTTTGCCGACGGCGTGAACGGCAATAAGAAGATTATTCCGCCCAAGGCCAGCACTATCGGGGTTCTTTCCGGCAATCTGGATCCGACCAAGACTGCCCGTGGAACTTCGATGCACAATATCGGTGTTGTTCCAAGCACGCCGGATTCATTGACTACCATGACGGTTTATGATGCACAGGGCAATAGTTATGATGTACAGGTGAAAATGAGTAAATGCTGTACCGATGCCAGCACCGGCGGGGCAGCAACAGGAAGCGTGGTACTGGCGAACGGTGGATATACGGTTACTAAGGACACCGGTGATCAGTTTAAACTTGCGGTGGATGGAGGAGCGGCAACCGAGATTACCATTCCTCCCGGTACTTATGCTTCGCCCAGTGCGTTTGTAGCTGCCGTGAATACGGCAATTAGCAGTGTACCGGATTTAGCCGGCAAAGTGACGGCTAAGTTGACCTCAGACGGCAAACTTTCTTTTGTATCTGCTTCGACAGGTGGTTCCAGCGCGATCGTTGTAACGGACGGGACGAATACCGGTGCTATGGCAGCCTATGTAGGAACAGCTACGGCCACTGTCGGTGTTACTCATACCGGAAATACCTCCTGGTTTTGGCAGGCGGCGTCCTCTTCTAAGGATATGACGGTGGGTGCCCCTTCTTTCGGGTATCTTGAGTTTGACAGCAATGGCAAACTGCTTACGACTGATGCAGCAAACTTTAACGCAATGCCTAACATTACGCTCAGGCCAACGGGTTCGGGTCCGATTACTGTAAAAATGGATATGTCGGGAATTTCCACCTACATGAACAGCGGTGAAACTAAGGTGACTGGCGGAACCGACGGATACGCGGCCGGTGATCTGGACGATTTTAGTATTGGCAGTGACGGAACGATTATTGGTTCTTATAATAATGGTCAAAAGCAGTCGCTAGGCATGATTGCTCTGGCCCAATTTACTAATTCGGCCGGGTTGGAAAAAGTGGGCGATAATTTATATACGACGACCACCAATTCCGGAAACTTTACTGGTGGTGTGGCAGCCGGTTCAGGGGGGACAGGAAGTCTAAGTGCCGGTACACTGGAAGGTTCCAATGTTGATTTGGCCGAGCAGTTTAGTGACATGATGATCACTTCGCGGGCTTATCAGGCCAACAGCAAAATTATTACCACCCAGGATACAATGCAGGAAACGCTTATTAATATGGTACGTTAA